Proteins encoded by one window of Flagellimonas lutaonensis:
- a CDS encoding response regulator transcription factor, with product MKKKDIKILLVDDEPDILEIVSYNLSSEGYQVFTAKNGVEGVAKAKKKHPHLIILDVMMPEMDGIEACEIIRKTPGLENTVITFLTARGEDYSQVAGFDAGADDYITKPIKPKVLVSKVKALLRRLKNDESETEDIVKVGDIVINREEYKIVKNGKEIILPRKEFELLSLLTSKPSKVFKREVILDKVWGNEVVVGGRTIDVHIRKLREKIGDHHFKTVKGVGYKFVL from the coding sequence ATGAAAAAAAAGGATATCAAGATACTTTTGGTAGATGACGAACCTGACATTTTGGAAATTGTCAGCTACAATCTATCGTCAGAGGGCTATCAGGTCTTTACCGCCAAGAACGGAGTGGAGGGTGTGGCCAAGGCAAAGAAGAAACATCCCCATTTGATCATCCTCGATGTGATGATGCCGGAGATGGATGGTATCGAGGCGTGCGAGATCATTCGCAAGACACCGGGATTGGAAAATACGGTCATCACATTTTTGACCGCAAGGGGCGAAGACTATTCCCAGGTGGCCGGCTTTGATGCCGGTGCCGATGATTACATCACAAAGCCTATAAAGCCCAAGGTGTTGGTCAGCAAGGTAAAGGCGCTGCTAAGAAGATTGAAAAATGATGAATCTGAAACCGAAGACATTGTAAAGGTGGGCGATATCGTTATCAACCGCGAAGAATACAAAATCGTCAAAAACGGCAAGGAAATCATCTTGCCCCGAAAAGAATTTGAACTACTGTCGCTTCTTACCTCAAAACCCAGCAAGGTTTTTAAGAGAGAAGTTATTCTAGACAAGGTCTGGGGCAACGAAGTGGTGGTCGGGGGCAGAACCATCGATGTGCATATTAGAAAATTGCGCGAAAAAATCGGGGACCATCATTTCAAGACTGTCAAAGGGGTGGGCTATAAGTTTGTACTATAA
- a CDS encoding sensor histidine kinase, translated as MALKLRKSYRFALRSSFYISLIFCLAVLLAAYFFERYDYVDALLSFPVVFIISFLILQIRVERFIYRRVKKIYDDVSLLESSSFSNRPITTDMKTLTEEIEKFAQDKKIEIDTLRIREEYRKEFLGNVSHELKTPLFTVQGYILTLLDGAINDKKVRHKYLERANKGVERLIYIIKDLDLITKLEVGDLHLEKERFDIVELIRNVFDLLEIRASKKNITLTFDMEYDEPIYVMGDKEKIQQVVSNLLMNSIKYGQIDGTTEVSVENLIKNKVIVRVTDNGEGIAQEHLPRLFERFYRVDKSGSRKEGGSGLGLSIVKHIIEAHGEKIYVESEEGVGSEFSFTLEKATKSGK; from the coding sequence ATGGCCCTTAAACTACGCAAGTCATATAGGTTTGCCCTGCGTTCTTCTTTTTATATCTCGTTGATTTTTTGCTTGGCAGTGCTGTTGGCCGCCTACTTTTTTGAGCGGTACGACTATGTGGATGCATTGCTGTCCTTTCCGGTTGTTTTTATTATTTCTTTTTTGATTTTACAAATTCGGGTAGAAAGGTTTATCTATAGGAGGGTCAAAAAGATATATGATGATGTGTCACTGCTCGAGTCCTCTTCATTTTCGAACCGGCCCATCACTACCGATATGAAGACCCTTACAGAAGAAATCGAAAAATTCGCCCAGGACAAAAAAATTGAGATCGATACGTTGCGAATTCGAGAAGAATACCGTAAAGAGTTTCTCGGTAATGTCAGCCATGAGCTCAAAACCCCTCTTTTTACCGTTCAGGGCTATATATTGACCTTGCTTGATGGGGCCATAAACGATAAAAAGGTACGGCACAAATATCTGGAAAGGGCCAACAAAGGGGTAGAACGCCTTATCTATATTATCAAAGACCTTGACCTTATCACCAAACTGGAGGTGGGCGACCTGCATCTTGAAAAAGAGCGCTTTGATATCGTGGAGTTGATTAGAAACGTTTTTGACCTGCTTGAAATCAGGGCTTCGAAGAAAAATATAACCCTGACCTTTGATATGGAATACGACGAGCCCATATATGTAATGGGCGATAAAGAAAAGATTCAGCAGGTAGTTTCAAATCTACTCATGAATTCCATAAAATACGGCCAAATAGACGGTACCACCGAGGTGAGTGTCGAGAACTTGATAAAGAACAAGGTAATCGTCAGGGTTACCGATAACGGCGAGGGCATTGCCCAAGAGCACTTGCCGAGACTTTTTGAAAGATTCTATAGGGTCGATAAGAGCGGCAGCAGAAAAGAGGGTGGTTCGGGCCTCGGCCTTTCCATTGTCAAGCATATTATTGAGGCCCACGGCGAAAAAATTTATGTTGAGAGCGAAGAGGGTGTGGGTTCTGAATTTTCATTCACGCTGGAAAAGGCAACTAAATCCGGTAAATAG